The following are encoded together in the Drosophila takahashii strain IR98-3 E-12201 chromosome X, DtakHiC1v2, whole genome shotgun sequence genome:
- the Raf gene encoding raf homolog serine/threonine-protein kinase Raf, translating into MSSESSTEGDSDLYDPLAEELHNVQLVKHVTRENIDALNAKFANLQEPPAMYLMEYQELTSKLHELEAKEQELIERLNAQDQRQEQQQQQQQQEQEQPHYQNQTQILQQQRQLARVHVHGSDLTDSLVSSQPGSQCGTLTRQPKILLRAHLPNQQRTSVEVISGVRLCDALMKALKLRQLTPDMCEVSTTHAGRHIIPWHTDIGTLHVEEIFVRLLDKFPIRTHIKHQIIRKTFFSLVFCEGCRRLLFTGFYCSQCNFRFHQRCANRVPMLCQPFPMDSYYQLLLAENPETGVGFPGTRGTAVRFNMSSRSRSRRCSSSGSSSSSKPPSASSGNHRQGRPPRISQDDRSNSAPNVCINNIRSVTSEVQRSLIMQARPPLPYPCTDHSNSTQASPTSTLKHNRPRARSADESNKNLLSRDAKSSEENWNILAEEILIGPRIGSGSFGTVYRAHWHGPVAVKTLNVKTPSPAQLQAFKNEVAMLKKTRHCNILLFMGCVSKPSLAIVTQWCEGSSLYKHVHVSETKFKLNTLIDIGRQVAQGMDYLHAKNIIHRDLKSNNIFLHEDLSVKIGDFGLATAKTRWSGEKQANQPTGSILWMAPEVIRMQELNPYSFQSDVYAFGIVMYELLAECLPYGHISNKDQILFMVGRGLLRPDMSQVRSDAPQALKRLAEDCIKYTPKDRPLFRPLLNMLENMLRTLPKIHRSASEPNLTQSQLQNDEFLYLPSPKTPVNFNNFQFFGSAGNI; encoded by the exons ATGTCCAGCGAATCCTCCACCGAAGGCGACAGCGATCTGTACGATCCTTTGGCCGAGGAGCTCCACAATGTCCAGTTGGTGAAGCATGTGACCCGGGAGAACATCGATGCGCTGAATGCCAAGTTCGCCAATCTGCAGGAGCCACCGGCCATGTACTTAATGG AATACCAGGAGCTGACCTCGAAGCTGCACGAACTGGAGGCCAAGGAGCAGGAGCTGATAGAGCGCCTGAATGCCCAGGATCAgaggcaggagcagcagcagcagcagcagcagcaggagcaggagcagccgcACTACCAGAATCAAACCCAGATTCTCCAGCAGCAGCGCCAGCTGGCCCGCGTCCATGTCCATGGCAGCGATCTTACGGATAGCCTAGTTAGCTCCCAGCCGGGCAGCCAGTGTGGAACTCTCACCCGCCAGCCCAAGATCCTGCTGCGCGCCCATTTGCCCAACCAGCAGCGCACCTCCGTGGAGGTCATCTCCGGCGTCCGCCTCTGCGATGCCCTAATGAAGGCGCTGAAGTTGCGCCAACTAACACCCGATATGTGCGAGGTGAGCACCACGCATGCGGGCAGACATATCATACCGTGGCACACGGACATCGGCACCCTGCACGTGGAGGAGATCTTTGTGCGGCTGCTGGACAAGTTTCCCATACGGACGCACATCAAGCATCAGATCATTAGGAAGACCTTCTTCTCGCTGGTCTTTTGCGAGGGCTGTCGGCGGCTGCTGTTCACCGGGTTCTATTGCAGCCAGTGCAACTTCAGGTTCCATCAGAGGTGCGCCAATCGGGTGCCCATGCTGTGCCAGCCCTTTCCCATGGACAGCTACTaccagctgctgctggccgAGAATCCGGAGACGGGCGTCGGTTTTCCGGGCACCCGCGGCACTGCCGTGCGCTTCAACATGAGCagccgcagtcgcagtcggcggtgcagcagcagcggcagcagcagcagctccaagCCGCCCTCCGCCTCCTCGGGCAACCATCGGCAGGGTCGTCCGCCGCGAATCAGCCAGGACGATCGCTCCAATTCGGCACCGAATGTGTGCATCAACAACATTCGCTCGGTGACCAGCGAGGTGCAGCGCAGCCTGATCATGCAGGCCAGGCCGCCGTTGCCG TATCCCTGCACGGATCACTCGAACTCCACGCAAGCCTCGCCCACCAGCACGCTGAAGCACAATCGACCCAGGGCCCGATCGGCGGACGAGAGCAACAAGAATCTGCTCTCCAGGGACGCCAAGAGCTCCGAGGAGAACTGG AACATCCTGGCGGAGGAGATTTTGATTGGGCCGCGCATCGGTTCGGGCTCCTTTGGCACCGTTTACCGCGCCCACTGGCACGGACCCGTGGCCGTGAAGACGCTCAACGTAAAGACGCCCAGTCCCGCCCAGCTGCAGGCGTTCAAGAACGAGGTGGCCATGCTGAAGAAGACGCGCCACTGCAACATTCTGCTCTTCATGGGCTGCGTCTCCAAGCCCTCGTTGGCCATTGTAACTCAGTGGTGCGAGGGCAGCAGCCTCTACAAGCATGTCCATGTCAGCGAGACCAAGTTCAAGCTGAACACGCTGATCGATATTGGTCGCCAGGTGGCCCAGGGCATGGATTACCTGCATGCCAAGAATATTATACACAG AGACCTCAAGTCGAACAATATATTCTTGCACGAGGACTTGTCCGTGAAAATTGGCGATTTCGGCCTTGCCACGGCGAAGACGCGTTGGTCTGGCGAAAAGCAGGCCAATCAGCCCACTGGCAGTATTTTGTGGATGGCTCCGGAGGTGATTCGCATGCAGGAGCTGAATCCCTACTCCTTCCAGTCGGACGTTTATGCCTTTGGCATCGTGATGTACGAACTGCTGGCCGAGTGCCTGCCGTATGGCCATATTAGCAACAAGGATCAGATCCTGTTTATGGTGGGACGTGGATTGCTGCGCCCCGATATGAGTCAAGTGCGCTCGGATGCGCCGCAGGCTTTGAAGCGCCTCGCCGAGGACTGCATCAAGTATACGCCCAAGGACCGGCCGCTCTTCAGGCCGCTGCTAAATATGCTGGAGAACATGCTGCGCACTTTGCCCAAGATCCATCGCAGTGCCAGCGAACCGAACCTCACGCAGTCGCAGCTGCAGAACGACGAGTTTCTGTACCTGCCCAGCCCAAAGACGCCGGTGAACTTCAACAACTTTCAGTTCTTCGGCAGTGCTGGGAATATCTAA
- the LOC108056473 gene encoding proline-rich protein 36, whose translation MSSMKGGFSTLNRWFGRKKDKSGTGSSSMGKLSKSSTQLHHLSTDTDLNETSQLEYNRITPVPAATSNAPFEQTFRITVLLPKEQLFVARLGARVPLSKLLSLVCDNKQLDADKYEFRSPVDASQVYSCESTIGAVGLSEIRLCHKSESYDTFNPDVMHKFQRTGAARDSLSSSSDFSSSRHSKVTAKTPSPYSSSNSLNSMDSTGMNYTRTPVVVPPAKVLAPPPRKKRTAPRPPSQICIPEQSVPDIPASEPAYAVIVKRPQLCMSTPNLSGPPELDCNGNSSAKSPDADSTDGHYATLELKPPVAGGPEPTPRKRLLQIKKKTAPAPPPDFQSGGDNISLASLPLPEAVTTPNIPQPAPRITTPLPIAPAVNPPLPFVNGNGSPPPTNGNVSKVLLNRTPTPEPRSLGSAAEDDDNDAASKQADSGIGEPAPSPSASPEPEAEEKSQQESSSEDDEAIKVYNFKLCQTTKQNEPTSLAELAVLTAQEEEEQEEQVQPPLTNGTPLSETSITSWNYSVPISPPPDFSDPKMQKLKGSASPGSPLDEIVDELATIINQQRLDTLIKKQPDPRLAEIEAPKPNRLANFSIATATAKIGRADSFQAVGGGGLGGGGSEEVTSLSLRSSSHLSLNKLEQQQNGISGLGTRRSSSELSIGESPSLQSLEVIKTILNSRKNSLAESGGSASSSLSSPVTEQPKIIEKVEGLEKLAKEESSVEEEVVTKQSSATPVQKQSTPTTPSPPAVEKLLSYPVEKPSASPVEKSLPSPVQKQSIPSPSPAVEKSSPYPLQKQSTPPAVVKPSPNPVQKQSTPPPSPAVEKVLPSPVEKSSPSPVEKPSPTPIQKQLSSPVEKPLSSPVVTQQVTPLAQKQSPPVAKKPSPPVVKKMPEVSPVQVVKEEVPSSPVSPVNLRSTQPSQPIESAPSSKPLPPTYRYSGPPSINFATWSERPKSTVAIKNEGDYIFGGAGQANQRITSQPPAKLTIEVASPILRMGIPQRKEYHVPITVKPLKDAGLEEKQEEKLEKPEVKEQPIQEETFSVQVRLKPQPKPLEKPLVQNQNQSSTLPRPAKTNRFTLPAGQSNQVVVSSLASSNSLPRPVSSLERNRPGAVEPANPAPFGQNTLRRTGFKERMLAREQQEQEQALRIRVSGVSVNGNHTPSPAAAAAPAPATPTSPPETKPAPPAKNANVVLKSTKVELKLQEPPETRGLQIKLKSSVSQPAATPSPPPPPPVLPALKPLKARENGSGNGSGRSPTSPDPRSQLLDAIRNFKREELNRS comes from the exons ATGAGTAGCATGAAGGGCGGCTTCTCCACACTGAATCGCTGGTTTGGCCGGAAAAAGG ACAAATCCGGCACTGGCAGCTCCTCCATGGGCAAGCTGTCCAAGTCGTCGACACAGCTGCACCATTTGTCCACGGACACGGACTTGAACGAGACTAGTCAGCTGGAGTACAACCGGATAACGCCAGTGCCCGCGGCCACCAGCAATGCGCCCTTCGAGCAGACATTCCGCATCACCGTTCTGCTGCCCAAGGAACAGCTCTTTGTGGCCCGCCTGGGAGCCAGGGTGCCGCTGAGCAAGCTCCTTTCGCTCGTCTGCGACAACAAGCAACTGGATGCGGACAAGTACGAGTTCCGGAGTCCAG TGGACGCTAGTCAGGTGTACAGCTGCGAATCGACGATCGGAGCAGTGGGTCTCTCGGAGATTCGGCTGTGCCACAAGTCGGAGTCCTACGACACCTTCAATCCGGATGTGATGCACAAGTTCCAGCGCACCGGAGCGGCGCGGGATTCCCTAAGCAGCAGTTCCGATTTCAGCAGCAGTCGTCACTCGAAGGTTACGGCCAAAACGCCAAGTCCGTATAGTTCCAGCAACTCGCTGAACTCGATGGACTCCACGGGCATGAACTATACGCGTACGCCGGTGGTGGTGCCGCCGGCAAAGGTTTTGGCACCACCGCCGCGCAAAAAGCGAACGGCACCGAGGCCGCCGAGTCAGATTTGCATCCCGGAACAGTCGGTTCCGGACATTCCGGCTAGCGAGCCCGCCTATGCGGTGATTGTCAAGCGTCCGCAGCTCTGCATGTCCACGCCGAATCTCTCTGGACCACCGGAGTTGGATTGTAATGGCAACAGTAGCGCCAAGTCACCGGATGCCGACTCCACGGACGGTCACTATGCCACCTTGGAGCTAAAGCCTCCGGTGGCAGGTGGTCCCGAACCGACTCCCCGCAAGCGATTGCTGCAGATCAAGAAGAAAACGGCACCGGCACCACCGCCGGACTTCCAAAGTGGCGGGGATAACATATCACTGGCCTCGCTGCCACTTCCTGAAGCGGTGACTACTCCGAATATTCCGCAGCCAGCTCCCAGGATCACCACACCATTGCCCATTGCGCCGGCGGTTAATCCGCCATTGCCTTTTGTGAATGGCAATGGATCACCACCTCCAACCAATGGCAATGTATCCAAAGTCCTTCTAAATAGAACTCCCACGCCGGAGCCCCGATCTTTGGGCAGTGCCGCCGAGGATGATGACAATGATGCGGCTTCCAAGCAAGCGGATTCGGGCATTGGAGAGCCGGCACCATCGCCCTCGGCTTCACCGGAACCCGAGGCGGAGGAGAAATCCCAGCAGGAATCCAGTTCCGAGGACGACGAGGCCATCAAGGTGTACAATTTCAAGCTGTGCCAGACCACCAAGCAAAATGAGCCCACCAGTTTGGCGGAACTGGCAGTGCTGACGGCgcaagaggaggaggagcaggaggagcaagTGCAGCCACCGCTGACCAATGGAACCCCCTTGAGCGAGACCTCAATCACCTCGTGGAACTACTCGGTGCCCATATCGCCGCCTCCCGACTTTTCCGATCCGAAAATGCAGAAGCTTAAGGGTTCTGCGAGTCCCGGTTCGCCGCTGGACGAGATTGTGGATGAACTGGCGACCATAATCAATCAACAACGTCTGGACACGCTGATCAAGAAGCAGCCCGATCCACGGCTGGCGGAGATTGAGGCGCCGAAACCGAATCgattggccaatttcagcatagCCACGGCCACGGCCAAAATTGGACGAGCCGACTCGTTTCAGGCggtgggaggaggaggattaggaggaggaggatcagaGGAGGTAACATCCCTCAGTCTTCGCAGCTCCTCGCATCTCTCCCTGAACAaactggagcagcagcagaatggCATCAGTGGCCTGGGCACGAGGCGCTCCTCCAGCGAGCTGAGCATCGGTGAATCGCCCTCGTTGCAAAGTCTCGAGGTGATCAAGACCATCTTGAACTCGCGGAAGAACAGCTTGGCTGAGAGTGGAGGCagtgcatcatcatcattatcatcgcCTGTTACAGAGCAACCAAAGATCATCGAGAAGGTGGAAGGGCTGGAGAAGCTGGCCAAAGAAGAGTCTTCTGTGGAGGAGGAAGTGGTTACCAAGCAGTCGTCAGCCACTCCTGTCCAGAAACAGTCGACTCCGActactccttctcctcctgctGTTGAGAAATTATTATCTTACCCTGTTGAGAAACCATCAGCTTCTCCTGTTGAGAAATCATTACCTTCTCCTGTCCAGAAACAATCGattccttctccttctcctgctGTTGAGAAATCATCACCTTATCCTCTGCAAAAACAGTCGACTCCTCCTGCTGTTGTGAAACCATCACCCAATCCTGTCCAGAAACAATcgactcctcctccttctcctgctGTTGAGAAAGTATTACCTTCTCCCGTTGAGAAATCATCACCTTCTCCTGTTGAGAAACCCTCACCCACTCCAATACAAAAGCAGCTTTCTTCGCCAGTTGAGAAGCCTTTATCCTCGCCTGTGGTGACTCAGCAGGTGACTCCATTGGCTCAGAAGCAATCCCCGCCAGTGGCCAAAAAGCCATCGCCCCCGGTGGTCAAGAAGATGCCAGAGGTTTCACCAGTTCAAGTGGTCAAAGAGGAAGTTCCCAGCTCGCCAGTCAGTCCGGTTAACCTGAGGAGTACCCAACCAAGTCAACCCATTGAATCCGCTCCCAGCTCCAAGCCCCTGCCACCCACTTATCGCTATTCGGGGCCACCGAGCATTAATTTCGCCACCTGGAGCGAACGACCCAAGTCGACGGTGGCCATCAAGAACGAGGGAGACTATATCTTTGGTGGGGCTGGGCAGGCCAATCAAAGGATCACCTCGCAGCCGCCTGCCAAGCTCACCATCGAGGTGGCTTCACCCATTCTGAGGATGGGCATTCCGCAGCGAAAGGAGTACCACGTTCCCATTACGGTTAAGCCGCTAAAGGATGCGGGTTTGGAGGAGAAGCAAGAGGAAAAGCTGGAGAAACCCGAGGTCAAAGAGCAGCCAATTCAAGAGGAAACCTTTTCCGTTCAGGTTAGACTCAAGCCGCAGCCGAAACCCTTGGAGAAACCCTTGGTTCAGAACCAAAATCAATCTTCCACCCTGCCGCGTCCAGCCAAGACCAATAGATTCACCCTGCCCGCTGGCCAAAGCAACCAGGTGGTGGTCTCTAGCCTGGCCAGCTCCAATTCCCTGCCTCGTCCGGTCTCCAGTCTGGAGAGGAATCGACCAGGAGCAGTGGAACCAGCTAATCCCGCTCCCTTTGGCCAGAACACCCTGCGGCGCACGGGTTTCAAGGAGCGCATGTTGGCCAGGGAGCAGCAGGAACAAGAGCAGGCCTTGAGGATTAGGGTCTCTGGGGTGTCGGTGAATGGAAATCACACTCCTtctccagcagctgcagctgctcctgctcctgccacgcccacatccCCGCCAGAAACCAAGCCAGCGCCGCCGGCAAAGAATGCGAATGTGGTGCTCAAGTCCACCAAAGTGGAGCTGAAGCTCCAGGAGCCACCGGAAACTAGGGGGCTACAGATCAAGCTAAAGTCCTCGGTATCCCAGCCAGCGGCCACGCCctcgccgccgccaccgcctccCGTACTTCCGGCTCTGAAGCCCCTGAAGGCCCGGGAAAAcggaagcggaaacggaagtggaCGCAGTCCCACATCACCGGATCCGCGCTCCCAACTCCTGGATGCGATACGGAATTTCAAACGCGAGGAGCTCAACCGATCCTGA
- the mRpL14 gene encoding large ribosomal subunit protein uL14m encodes MALRIAKTFRPLAQPLATTLGGPQLIHTTPACCEIRKLARLRVVDNSDLGKKAMAEGRPPRCIHVYNKRGVGLIGDKVLVAIKGQMKKGILVGLKQNQKPKQPKFDSNNLVLIDDNGSPLGTRIHVPIPTILRTILKEKTLAKGADYTKVLAIASRYV; translated from the coding sequence ATGGCGCTGCGCATCGCGAAGACCTTCCGCCCGCTGGCCCAGCCACTGGCAACAACCTTGGGCGGCCCACAGTTGATTCACACGACGCCGGCGTGCTGCGAGATCCGCAAATTGGCCCGACTGCGGGTGGTGGACAACAGCGATCTGGGCAAGAAGGCGATGGCCGAGGGCCGCCCGCCCCGCTGCATCCATGTGTACAACAAGCGGGGCGTGGGCCTCATCGGCGACAAGGTCCTGGTGGCCATCAAGGGCCAGATGAAGAAGGGCATCCTCGTGGGCCTCAAGCAGAACCAGAAGCCCAAGCAGCCCAAGTTCGATAGCAACAACCTGGTGCTCATCGACGACAACGGCAGTCCGCTGGGCACCCGGATCCACGTGCCCATTCCGACCATTCTGCGCACCATCCTCAAGGAGAAGACGCTGGCCAAGGGAGCCGACTACACCAAGGTCCTGGCCATCGCCAGTAGATATGTTTAA